A single window of Aspergillus oryzae RIB40 DNA, chromosome 8 DNA harbors:
- a CDS encoding uncharacterized protein (predicted protein), with amino-acid sequence MAASGARAQKPVGSAAWISTEKENFTNLLNQEMEEVEYPVRHEMDWLNEHMAEIFSNNQFNFTEAFKTPGKLRGKTPRTARKRDPAENRVPLSEIFSTSHNRFEDKVASPTPHRSPAKQKAPVSVPTPAPAAATPTKPKHATENAPRLQYPDLSKDLNSLTTYNTDSGYHEMPDEGEEEEDDDVVLTQVQPESQISTQPFDSQPTPKDVQEHRSSISRRSTAASFHSAHEDVQQRGNTVEPMQIDSTPKEATKEHTPQPLPKPKEPEPKPETEVQPEPEPEPEVEPEVQSDVEPDGEDDAEPEAKEPTPALQQEAEQVEEPEAAPETQLPKTISSPAKSSPMKTSAPQPSEPREEVKDDAKDDMALDDENLDDIGSPSDGSTPDRPLIRKSSLSFASLPAREPLMKKSLGGSRISRTSHIDIAKINNTGGSGFLGRQTGGHKSTQAALDENATNGEKMDLDDDKQGSQEDTDADTKASKLHNKSSTQRLHEKISMLGKLQPSRPTKSIPAVQGLSSTQVTYPELPSSKADTKPETASQKSHGTPAPEPMETEDDDWIRPFGSPSKANFPRGQTADAPEKRSGVGASHATDHDDAPAARKESAASEEPARSSAKQGLEAVLGKYSTPTYSSPQRPSHQAKVSTSHLDSQVSTTPAGSPLAQDGLVSASKSRLQSIVRSAKGLFTNSGGVAAAARMEASSPDEHRVQRSERVEPDRTSRKVPQPTRDHSPPRQEGRRTRSSTEREERRKQKELEDRQREEEEEQAERARQQEKERQRAAQLKAAQEKLSAENESRKAPVAPTPQKMSQLQKHSSREPEPSYEAASKPTARPSVSQQQSTRQRPPRPTRETLQKPKPQPQPVSIRVGSALSRHIPLASSSVSGAAESSVPAPTPASASKQPTLKKKASNSSLHTASSNSSFKSSVSSQTQRKAQLASERKREQEEREARRREEQRRELERKRAAQQQEETRRQEMRSRAEAERRERLASEDPKKAAQMQAIEKRRLENARRLERQGSQQPEMNTTHPPERPASQAARPASRLGSMQPYNRTINPPQPNPAKPPKRGLDDEPGHRSAAPKPGTMQPSGETKRRRTEDEHNPVMRPTMAPPIRQSNIRKESMIRKEPTKPSMYGHAQPGSSIFKTAQSQRPAHPMDMAKYASGKIPFAEPSNAPQPATHKTPVASSSAKKSAHKPSPNYPNGENIHLPEIATDSEDEDSDAEMLPVPKWAQPKELESLLRQQEGLEADSIFGPIAPFSLEETFKSDKRIKKFRERTSSANWAGTDALTQEEIRRDLAERQRLRLNGGWSFN; translated from the exons ATGGCCGCTAGTGGTGCGAGGGCGCAGAAGCCTGTGGGCTCTGCCGCATGGATTTCcacggagaaggagaattTTACGAACCTGCTCAATcaagagatggaagaagtggaatACCCGGTGCGCCATGAGATGGACTGGTTGAATGAGCATATGgccgagatcttctccaacaacCAATT CAATTTCACGGAAGCATTTAAAACCCCCGGAAAGCTTAGAGGCAAGACGCCGCGGACTGCACGCAAGAGGGATCCCGCTGAGAACCGAGTG CCCTTGAGTGAGATCTTTTCAACATCGCATAACAGGTTTGAGGACAAGGTTGCGAGTCCAACTCCTCATCGTTCTCCTGCTAAACAAAAGGCCCCTGTTTCCGTGCCTactccagctccagctgcCGCCACACCTACAAAACCCAAACACGCTACGGAGAATGCCCCACGACTCCAGTACCCTGATCTCAGCAAGGACTTGAACTCGCTCACGACGTATAACACGGACTCGGGTTACCATGAAATGCCGGAtgagggcgaggaggaagaagatgacgatgttgTTCTGACACAGGTGCAGCCTGAATCGCAAATATCCACACAGCCCTTCGATAGTCAACCCACTCCTAAAGACGTACAGGAACATCGTTCTTCAATTAGTCGCCGTTCCACGGCCGCTTCGTTCCACTCAGCCCATGAGGACGTTCAACAGCGCGGAAACACGGTGGAGCCTATGCAAATTGACTCAACTCCGAAAGAGGCCACAAAGGAACATACTCCCCAGCCTCTGCCGAAGCCGAAAGAACCAGAGCCGAAACCGGAAACGGAGGTCCAGCCTGAACCTGAGCCTGAACCTGAGGTAGAGCCTGAGGTACAATCAGACGTGGAGCCCGATGGCGAAGATGACGCGGAACCTGAAGCGAAAGAGCCAACACCAGCACTGCAGCAAGAAGCGGAACAAGTAGAAGAACCGGAAGCGGCACCAGAAACTCAACTTCCAAAGACGATATCATCACCTGCAAAATCTTCTCCTATGAAAACTTCCGCTCCCCAGCCGTCGGAGCCTCGTGAAGAGGTGAAGGATGATGCAAAGGATGATATGGCCCTTGACGACGAGAATTTGGATGATATTGGGTCGCCTTCAGATGGCTCTACTCCCGATCGCCCGCTGATTCGCAAGAGcagcctttcttttgcctcgCTCCCTGCCCGCGAGCCCCTCATGAAGAAGAGTCTGGGTGGTTCCCGTATCTCCCGAACAAGCCACATTGATATtgccaagatcaacaacaCCGGGGGCTCCGGCTTCCTCGGTAGGCAGACTGGTGGGCACAAATCAACCCAGGCTGCTCTGGATGAGAATGCAACAAATGGTGAAAAGATGGAcctcgatgatgataaaCAGGGCTCCCAGGAAGACACGGACGCAGACACAAAGGCTAGCAAGCTTCACAACAAGTCATCTACTCAACGATTGCATGAGAAGATCAGTATGCTTGGCAAACTCCAGCCATCACGACCTACCAAGTCTATTCCGGCGGTCCAAGGCCTGTCCTCCACACAGGTAACCTATCCGGAGCTTCCCTCATCTAAAGCCGATACAAAACCGGAGACGGCCTCCCAGAAATCTCACGGAACGCCAGCTCCAGAGCCCATGGAAACGGAGGATGACGATTGGATCCGGCCCTTCGGCTCACCCTCGAAGGCAAACTTCCCCAGAGGCCAGACAGCAGATGCTCCAGAGAAACGCTCTGGCGTAGGTGCAAGCCATGCCACTGATCACGACGatgctcctgctgctcgaAAGGAAAGTGCAGCTTCTGAAGAGCCAGCGAGATCCAGCGCAAAACAGGGCTTGGAAGCAGTCCTTGGCAAATATTCGACCCCGACGTATTCATCCCCACAACGCCCTAGCCACCAGGCCAAAGTCTCCACTTCACATTTGGATAGCCAAGTATCGACCACCCCTGCAGGCTCTCCTCTCGCCCAAGACGGTCTGGTGAGTGCGTCTAAGTCCAGATTACAGTCCATCGTGAGGTCTGCTAAAGGCCTTTTCACGAACTctggtggtgttgctgcggctgcaaGAATGGAGGCCTCTTCACCGGACGAGCACAGAGTACAGCGCAGCGAACGTGTTGAGCCAGATAGAACCAGTAGGAAGGTGCCACAGCCGACGCGGGACCACAGTCCCCCGCGACAAGAAGGCCGCAGAACACGAAGCTCGACCGAGCGGGAGGAGCGTCGAAAGcagaaggagcttgaagatcGCCAGcgtgaggaggaggaagagcaagCAGAGAGGGCACGCcagcaagagaaggagaggcaaAGAGCTGCTCAGCTCAAGGCTGCGCAAGAGAAACTATCGGCTGAGAATGAAAGCCGCAAGGCTCCGGTTGCACCAACTCCGCAGAAGATGTCACAACTACAGAAACACTCATCAAGAGAGCCAGAGCCTAGCTATGAGGCAGCCTCGAAACCCACCGCCCGTCCGTCTGTATCACAGCAGCAGTCAACCAGGCAACGCCCTCCCAGGCCCACCCGAGAAACTCtgcagaagccgaagcctCAACCCCAGCCCGTGTCAATTCGTGTTGGCAGCGCTCTTTCTCGTCATATACCCTTAGCATCCTCTTCGGTGTCCGGCGCTGCGGAGTCCAGTGTTCCCGCACCCACCCCCGCTTCCGCTTCTAAGCAACCTAccctgaagaagaaggcgagcaACTCCTCTTTGCACACAGCGTCTTCCAACAGCAGCTTCAAGAGCTCTGTCTCCAGCCAGACACAGAGAAAGGCCCAGCTCGCAAGTGAGAGAAAGCGAGAGCAGGAGGAACGCGAAGCGCgcaggagagaagagcaaagacGCGAGTTGGAACGCAAGCGTGCTGCTCAGCAACAGGAGGAAACTCGTCGACAAGAGATGCGGAGTCGCGCGGAGGCCGAACGTCGAGAGCGACTTGCTTCCGAAGACCCTAAGAAAGCCGCCCAGATGCAAGCCATCGAGAAGCGGAGACTGGAGAACGCTCGCAGGCTTGAGCGGCAAGGTAGTCAGCAACCTGAGATG AACACTACGCACCCGCCAGAAAGGCCGGCTTCGCAGGCTGCTCGTCCCGCTTCACGACTGGGCTCCATGCAGCCGTACAACCGCACAATCAACCCACCTCAACCCAATCCTGCCAAACCACCCAAAAGAGGGCTAGATGATGAGCCAGGTCATCGCTCTGCAGCACCGAAGCCCGGTACTATGCAGCCTTCCGGCGAAACTAAGCGAAGGAGAACGGAAGACGAGCACAACCCCGTTATGCGACCTACAATGGCTCCGCCGATCCGCCAGTCGAACATCCGTAAAGAGTCGATGATTCGCAAG GAACCTACAAAGCCCTCCATGTACGGCCACGCACAACCTGGTTCTTCGATCTTCAAGACTGCTCAATCACAGCGACCTGCGCATCCGATGGACATGGCCAAATACGCGAGTGGCAAGATACCCTTCGCGGAACCGTCGAACGCCCCCCAGCCTGCTACGCATAAGACTCCAGTTGCCAGCTCTTCAGCTAAGAAGTCTGCCCACAAGCCATCACCAAACTATCCTAATGGCGAGAACATTCATCTGCCGGAAATCGCAACTGAcagtgaagatgaggacTCCGATGCTGAGATGCTCCCTGTGCCGAAGTGGGCTCAGCCCAAGGAGCTCGAGTCGCTTCTGCGGCAGCAGGAGGGCTTAGAAGCGGATTCCATCTTTGGGCCCATTGCTCCATTctcgctggaggagacgTTCAAATCCGAcaagagaatcaagaaaTTCCGCGAACGCACCAGCAGTGCAAATTGGGCTGGTACTGATGCACTCACTCAGGAAGAAATCCGACGGGATCTTGCTGAGCGACAGCGTTTGCGACTTAATGGGGGTTGGAGTTTCAATTAG
- a CDS encoding DUF2841 domain-containing protein (predicted protein) — translation MAGKSPMSPQSPGTSNLSRKNSMFQTHQDGHQAKRKRVSHECVVPMSINCHQKTMLPIRNHGLLRKYYEKAFESLQQINCRILAKAYIKLVEPRKQVNYPYNGRKIISGSSQQFDPELTKPAWWPSGVTHREPDHLLKAERIRLLVHILCELRSSHAICVEKLREADQSIRRQILPGERLQVLDEIYSVREEEEAFLDGRTDGQAVVCVSRVNLPDMAEAQAMGSPGSTMQTDLNPVYRKEVPDMESHTSVFPSTGSSPTSDTTKHSMASTKSTSSVSTTWDPCLPPSLPSLSTLKRTRPGESSYPLEFNTNIFQHEPPTTVSIDSHYPLKYYSEPHLGHNQHSQPLPVMGMTGTADMGCANPYYFTSY, via the exons ATGGCGGGCAAAAGCCCCATGTCGCCCCAATCACCCGGCACAAGTAACTTGAGCCGCAAAAACTCAAT GTTTCAAACACACCAGGACGGTCACCAGGCCAAGAGAAAGCGGGTATCTCACGAGTGTGTGGTCCCAATGAGCATCAACTGCCACCAGAAAACCATGTTGCCTATCCGCAACCACGGTCTCCTACGTAAATACTACGAGAAGGCATTCGAGAGCCTGCAGCAGATCAACTGCCGTATTCTTGCCAAGGCGTATATAAAGCTTGTCGAGCCCCGCAAGCAGGTCAATTATCCGTATAACGGACGCAAGATCATCTCGGGCTCCTCACAGCAATTTGACCCGGAGCTTACCAAGCCTGCTTGGTGGCCATCGGGCGTCACGCATCGGGAGCCTGACCATCTGCTTAAGGCCGAGAGAATCCGACTCCTGGTACACATTCTCTGCGAACTACGCAGCAGTCACGCGATCTGCGTCGAGAAACTGAGAGAAGCCGACCAATCCATCCGCCGCCAGATCTTACCTGGCGAGCGGCTGCAAGTCCTGGACGAGATATACAGCGtccgcgaagaagaggaagccttcCTTGACGGCAGGACAG ACGGACAAGCTGTAGTCTGCGTATCCCGCGTAAACCTCCCCGACATGGCCGAAGCCCAAGCAATGGGCTCGCCAGGCTCGACCATGCAGACCGACCTCAACCCAGTCTACCGCAAAGAGGTCCCGGACATGGAATCCCACACCTCCGTCTTCCCATCCACAGGGAGCTCCCCGACAAGCGACACAACCAAGCACAGCATGGCGAGCACCAAGTCCACCAGCAGCGTGAGCACAACCTGGGACCCGTGTCTCCCGCCATCCCTACCCTCCCTAAGCACATTGAAGCGCACCCGGCCAGGCGAAAGCTCATACCCCCTGGAGTTCAATACGAACATATTTCAGCACGAGCCCCCAACCACTGTCTCCATCGACTCGCACTATCCGTTGAAATACTACAGTGAGCCGCACCTGGGCCATAACCAGCACTCGCAACCTCTCCCTGTGATGGGGATGACAGGGACAGCGGATATGGGATGTGCGAACCCGTACTATTTCACCAGTTATTAA
- a CDS encoding uncharacterized protein (predicted protein) — MASISANNLVPAQPQRPAPQQNPQQASAPPVTPSPATAREKARVTVLLDINSMLLQEVVNLQAAGKAGGPPAQPQDSNPPSDQNPDTAKGPTQKPSQEYIDCMRRLQANLAYLATIADRAKKSGGVPPTAPSIMTPPPHMPSMNEMYKKLAELFPRTAPGTTGTPQPSPQGNGKPSPSPATETVV; from the coding sequence ATGGCTTCAATTTCGGCGAATAACCTCGTGCCCGCGCAGCCTCAAAGGCCCGCTCCACAGCAGAACCCCCAACAGGCGTCTGCGCCCCCGGTGACTCCATCGCCCGCAACGGCCCGAGAGAAGGCTCGTGTCACTGTTCTGCTCGATATCAATTCAATGTTGTTGCAAGAGGTCGTGAATTTGCAGGCAGCAGGCAAGGCCGGTGGTCCTCCAGCTCAGCCGCAGGACTCAAACCCGCCGTCGGATCAGAACCCCGACACCGCAAAGGGGCCAACCCAGAAGCCCAGTCAGGAATACATCGATTGTATGCGCCGACTGCAGGCCAATCTGGCATACCTGGCAACTATCGCCGACCGCGCCAAGAAATCTGGAGGAGTGCCTCCTACAGCACCAAGTATCATGACGCCGCCCCCACACATGCCGTCCATGAACGAAATGTATAAGAAGCTCGCTGAGCTGTTCCCACGCACGGCGCCAGGCACCACTGGAACGCCCCAGCCAAGTCCTCAGGGCAATGGAAAGCCCAGCCCCTCTCCAGCTACTGAGACCGTCGTCTGA
- a CDS encoding putative nuclear serine protease HtrA2/Nma111 (predicted signaling-associated protein (contains a PDZ domain)), whose amino-acid sequence MDLNGDAGAKRKRSSIVPAERPAKHLKPESSALTPGDSTPANGTVYDIEDEDDASRLLPIGPAQADSPEWQATIEEVVKSVVSIHFCQTCSFDTELSMSSQATGFVVDAERGYILTNRHVVCPGPFWGYCIFDNHEECDVRPVYRDPVHDFGILKFDPKAIRYMNLTELKLQPDAARVGSEIRVVGNDAGEKLSILSGVISRLDRNAPEYGEGYSDFNTNYIQAAAAASGGSSGSPVVNIDGHAIALQAGGRADGAATDYFLPLDRPLRALECIRRGEPVTRGTIQTQWILKPFDECRRLGLTPEWEATVRKAAPTETSMLVAEIILPEGPADGKLEEGDVLLQVNGELLTQFIRLDDILDSSVGQTVRLLVQRGGQDVEIECQVGDLHAITPDRFVTVAGGTFHDLSYQQSRLYAIATRGVYVCEAAGSFKLENTLSGWLIDSVDKRPTRNLDEFVEVMKTIPDRSRVVISYRHIRDLHTRGTSIVYIDRHWHPKMRLAVRNDETGLWDFSDLADALPALPPVPRKADFIQLDGVSQPAASEIVRSFVRVSCTMPLKLDGYPQAKKTGFGLVVDAEKGLVVVSRAIVPYDLCDINITVADSIIVNAKVVFLHPLQNYTIIQYDPSLVQAPVQSAKLSTEYIKQGQDTIFVGFNQNFRIVVAKTAVTDITTVSIPANASAPRYRAINLDAVTVDTGLSGQCSNGVLIGEDGVVQALWLNYLGERTPSSHKDVEYHLGFATPSLLPVVSKIQQGVMPELRILNMESYVVQMSQARIMGVSEEWIEKVTQANPSRHQLFMVRKVDCPPAGFDNMADTFQEGDILLTLDGQLITRVSELDVMYDKEFLEALIVRNGQEMRIQVPTVPTADLETDRAVVFCGAVLQKPHHAVRQQISKLHSEIYVSARSRGSPSYQYGLSPTNFITAVNGVPTPDLDRFVKEVSKIPDNTYFRLRAVTFDNVPWVVTMKKNDHYFPMSEYLKDPSQPCGWRTVSHNKSKHKDGIAPDAANLNPDAMEQGYDGASDIEPEAE is encoded by the exons ATGGATTTGAACGGAGATGCAGGCGCGAAACGCAAGCGCAGCTCCATCGTGCCCGCCGAGCGTCCAGCCAAACATCTCAAGCCCGAGAGCTCTGCGTTAACCCCCGGAGATTCCACTCCGGCCAATGGGACCGTCTACGAtatcgaggatgaggatgatgcgAGCCGTCTACTGCCCATTGGGCCCGCCCAGGCTGATTCGCCGGAGTGGCAAGCTACTatcgaggaggttgtgaaAAGCGTGGTTTCCATTCACTTCTGTCAAACATGTTCTTTTGATACAGAATTATCGATGAGTAGTCAGGCTACCGGTTTTGTAGTCGATGCTGAGAGGGGTTATATCTTGACTAATCGACATGTGGTCTGCCCCGGTCCCTTTTGGGGTTATTGTATCTTTGACAATCATGAGGAA TGCGATGTCCGTCCCGTGTATCGAGACCCTGTACACGATTTTGGTATCCTTAAATTCGACCCGAAAGCCATCCGATATATGAATCTAACGGAGCTCAAGCTTCAACCCGACGCTGCACGAGTTGGTTCGGAGATCCGGGTCGTTGGTAACGATGCAGGAGAAAAACTGAGTATCTTGTCGGGCGTCATCAGTCGACTGGATAGAAATGCGCCAGAATACGGCGAAGGCTACAGCGACTTCAATACAAACTATATCCAGGCCGCTGCAGCTGCTAGCGGCGGTAGTTCTGGCAGTCCGGTCGTGAATATCGACGGTCATGCGATTGCGCTGCAAGCCGGTGGCCGTGCAGACGGGGCTGCAACCGACTATTTCCTTCCATTGGATCGTCCGCTGCGTGCGTTGGAATGCATACGTCGGGGCGAGCCTGTCACTAGAGGTACCATCCAGACCCAGTGGATTCTAAAACCTTTTGACGAGTGTCGCCGTTTGGGCCTGACACCAGAGTGGGAAGCCACCGTGCGCAAAGCGGCCCCCACGGAGACCAGCATGCTAGTGGCAGAAATCATCTTGCCTGAGGGTCCCGCCGATGGAAAACTAGAGGAGGGGGACGTGCTCCTGCAGGTCAATGGTGAACTTCTGACACAGTTTATCCGGTTGGACGATATCCTAGATTCGAGCGTTGGGCAGACAGTGCGTCTGCTCGTGCAAAGAGGCGGTCAAGATGTGGAGATCGAATGCCAAGTGGGCGACCTGCATGCCATCACGCCTGATCGCTTCGTGACCGTGGCCGGCGGCACGTTCCATGACTTATCCTATCAACAATCGCGACTGTACGCTATTGCCACACGCGGCGTATACGTCTGCGAAGCAGCTGGTTCCTTCAAGCTGGAAAACACTCTTTCCGGATGGCTCATCGATTCCGTGGACAAACGGCCGACGCGAAACCTGGATGAGTTTGTGGAAGTGATGAAGACCATCCCCGACCGCTCGCGAGTGGTCATCTCTTATCGACATATCCGGGACCTCCACACGCGGGGCACCAGTATCGTCTACATCGACCGCCATTGGCACCCCAAGATGCGATTGGCGGTGCGCAATGACGAGACCGGTCTTTGGGACTTCTCCGATCTAGCGGATGCCCTCCCGGCCCTTCCCCCCGTGCCCAGAAAGGCCGACTTCATCCAACTGGATGGCGTGAGTCAGCCTGCAGCCTCGGAGATAGTGCGCAGCTTTGTGCGTGTGTCCTGCACCATGCCCTTGAAGCTGGACGGCTACCCCCAGGCCAAGAAGACTGGATTTGGGCTCGTCGTGGATGCGGAAAAGGGGTTGGTTGTCGTATCGCGAGCCATTGTCCCGTACGACCTCTGCGATATCAATATTACCGTGGCCGATTCGATCATTGTTAATGCCAAGGTCGTATTTTTGCATCCACTGCAGAACTACACCATCATTCAGTATGATCCCAGTCTGGTGCAGGCCCCCGTGCAGAGCGCCAAGCTCAGTACGGAATACATCAAGCAGGGCCAAGACACCATTTTCGTTGGGTTCAACCAGAATTTCCGCATTGTGGTGGCCAAGACAGCTGTCACCGACATCACGACCGTGTCAATCCCAGCAAATGCGTCTGCTCCACGATACCGGGCCATCAACCTGGATGCCGTCACTGTGGACACTGGCCTGAGTGGACAGTGCTCCAATGGCGTTCTGATTGGTGAAGACGGAGTCGTTCAGGCATTATGGTTGAATTATCTGGGAGAGCGCACCCCCAGCTCGCATAAGGATGTGGAATATCACCTCGGATTCGCGACCCCGTCGCTGCTGCCGGTCGTGTCCAAGATCCAGCAGGGCGTGATGCCCGAGCTGCGGATCCTGAACATGGAGAGCTACGTGGTCCAGATGAGCCAGGCCCGCATCATGGGTGTGTCAGAGGAATGGATCGAGAAGGTGACGCAGGCCAATCCATCGCGACACCAGCTGTTCATGGTGCGCAAAGTCGACTGCCCGCCTGCTGGTTTCGACAACATGGCCGACACCTTCCAGGAGggcgatatcctcctcacTTTAGATGGTCAGCTGATCACGCGCGTTTCCGAACTCGATGTGATGTACGACAAGGAGTTCCTGGAGGCCCTGATCGTCCGGAATGGACAAGAAATGCGCATCCAGGTGCCCACCGTACCGACGGCGGACCTTGAAACCGACCGGGCGGTTGTCTTCTGCGGTGCCGTTTTGCAGAAGCCGCACCACGCTGTCCGCCAGCAGATCTCCAAGCTGCACAGCGAGATTTACGTGAGCGCAAGG AGTCGTGGCTCTCCTTCGTATCAGTACGGCCTTTCTCCGACCAACTTCATCACTGCAGTCAACGGAGTGCCGACCCCGGATCTTGACCGTTTCGTGAAGGAAGTGAGCAAGATCCCTGACAACACGTATTTCCGACTGCGGGCGGTTACATTCGACAATGTTCCCTGGGTGGTgactatgaagaagaacgatcACTAT TTCCCGATGTCTGAGTATCTCAAGGACCCCTCTCAGCCGTGCGGCTGGAGGACGGTTTCTCACAATAAATCCAAACACAAGGACGGCATTGCGCCGGACGCGGCCAATCTCAACCCGGACGCCATGGAACAGGGGTATGACGGGGCCAGCGATATTGAACCGGAGGCGGAGTAA
- a CDS encoding uncharacterized protein (predicted protein), giving the protein MDPNATGFSMLQQQQQHFPVTSQSPQQFPYYPNAIPSYPQQKAPSHLPQQHSFGAMPMQAGAPGGAMMPAGFPQHSGWLSILALFLYSGLPSTLCAPLDNGMDR; this is encoded by the exons ATGGATCCCAACGCGACCGGTTTCTCTATGttgcaacagcaacagcaacacttTCCGGTTACCTCTCAGAGTCCACAGCAGTTTCCTTACTATCCGAACGCGATCCCTTCTTACCCCCAGCAAAAGGCTCCTTCCCATCTTCCACAACAGCATTCCTTTGGGGCCATGCCGATGCAGGCAGGCGCTCCCGGTGGAGCTATGATGCCGGCGGGTTTCCCCCAACACTCTG GGTGGCTCTCTATATTggctttgtttctttattccGGGCTCCCCTCGACCCTCTGTGCCCCCTTAGACAATGGTATGGATCGTTAG